A window of Candidatus Omnitrophota bacterium contains these coding sequences:
- a CDS encoding alpha-ketoacid dehydrogenase subunit beta: protein MSWDKAPIDLSTIKTLNDDSGRSKGRMATYREAIREALYLALKEDKRAFIFGEGVDDAGGVFGTTLDLHKEFGRERVFDTPLCENTLTGIAIGSSLGGLRPVLVHMRTDFMLLTMDQLINHAAKWKYMFGGKVSVPMVVRAIIGGGWGSAAQHSQPIQALFTHVPGLKVVMPSCAYDAKGLLLSSIAGDSPVIFIEHRWLYDHKEAVPKEAYFVPLGKAVLRREGRDLTVIADSFMVTLAQEAAMRLGKDGIDIEVLDLRTVRPLDHDLILASVKKTGRALVLDFGYKFGGISSEISSFLMESAFKYLKSPVRRLTLPDTPTPCSPALEKAYYPDTDRVVLEAKKLLRAD, encoded by the coding sequence ATGTCGTGGGATAAGGCGCCGATAGACCTGTCCACCATAAAGACCTTGAATGACGATAGCGGCCGGTCAAAAGGGAGAATGGCCACCTATAGAGAGGCGATACGTGAGGCATTATATCTGGCGTTAAAAGAGGATAAGCGCGCCTTCATTTTTGGGGAAGGGGTGGATGATGCCGGAGGCGTATTCGGCACAACTCTCGATCTTCATAAAGAGTTTGGGAGGGAACGGGTTTTTGACACGCCTCTATGCGAAAATACCTTGACGGGGATCGCTATCGGTTCTTCACTGGGCGGTTTAAGGCCGGTCCTGGTCCACATGCGCACCGATTTTATGCTCCTGACCATGGATCAGCTTATTAACCACGCGGCAAAATGGAAATATATGTTTGGGGGAAAGGTCAGCGTACCCATGGTTGTAAGGGCGATAATAGGGGGCGGCTGGGGCTCGGCAGCCCAGCACTCTCAGCCGATCCAGGCGTTATTTACCCATGTCCCCGGCTTAAAGGTTGTTATGCCTTCCTGCGCCTATGACGCCAAGGGACTGCTTTTATCCAGCATAGCCGGTGATTCGCCCGTGATATTTATCGAGCACCGCTGGCTTTACGACCATAAGGAGGCGGTGCCTAAGGAGGCTTATTTTGTGCCTCTGGGTAAAGCTGTGTTAAGGAGAGAGGGCAGGGACCTGACCGTCATCGCCGATTCGTTCATGGTAACGCTGGCTCAGGAAGCGGCTATGAGGTTGGGAAAAGACGGCATAGACATAGAAGTGCTGGACCTGCGCACAGTAAGGCCGTTGGATCATGATCTGATCCTCGCCTCCGTTAAGAAGACGGGAAGGGCGCTGGTGCTGGATTTCGGTTATAAGTTCGGCGGCATAAGCTCCGAGATATCTTCCTTCTTGATGGAGTCGGCATTTAAATATTTAAAGTCCCCTGTCCGGCGCCTTACGCTGCCGGATACTCCGACCCCCTGCAGCCCCGCCCTGGAAAAGGCCTATTATCCCGATACAGACAGGGTCGTCCTTGAGGCCAAGAAACTCTTAAGAGCGGATTAA